Proteins encoded within one genomic window of Cytophagales bacterium:
- a CDS encoding maleylpyruvate isomerase N-terminal domain-containing protein yields MSKSEIPVDARPLFKPLDHLLIDFLKQLEPTDWNKQTVAKHWKVKDVATHLLDGNLRALSMQRDYYFGENPPEIKGFRDLVEWLNQLNADWVKATKRLSPAVLVMLLELSGEQVSEYYSTLDPWEEAAFSVAWAGEATSYNWMHVAREYTEKWHHQQQIRDAMEDRTILSQQFFQPVINTFMLALPHTFRDVTASDGTIIRVTVDADAGGTWWLKRAADQWELVEQADRFDAAVNVPLDISWKLFTKSLRPSQIQDQVTIEGDQRLAEKVLSMVSVMA; encoded by the coding sequence ATGAGTAAGTCGGAGATTCCAGTTGATGCCAGGCCCTTATTCAAGCCGCTGGATCATCTATTAATCGATTTTCTAAAACAACTGGAACCTACTGATTGGAATAAGCAGACAGTAGCAAAACACTGGAAAGTAAAAGATGTTGCCACGCATTTACTGGATGGAAATTTAAGGGCCTTATCGATGCAACGCGATTACTATTTCGGGGAAAACCCGCCTGAGATCAAGGGCTTCCGCGATCTGGTTGAATGGCTAAATCAGCTGAATGCTGACTGGGTCAAGGCGACTAAAAGATTGAGTCCGGCTGTGCTTGTGATGTTACTCGAACTTTCTGGTGAACAAGTTTCAGAATACTACTCGACTCTTGATCCATGGGAGGAAGCTGCTTTTTCTGTGGCATGGGCTGGTGAAGCCACGAGTTATAACTGGATGCACGTAGCACGGGAATACACCGAGAAATGGCATCATCAGCAGCAGATCCGTGATGCCATGGAAGATCGTACCATTCTTAGTCAGCAATTCTTTCAACCGGTAATCAACACATTCATGCTGGCCTTGCCACATACTTTTCGTGACGTTACAGCGAGCGATGGAACGATCATTCGAGTGACGGTTGATGCTGATGCCGGAGGAACATGGTGGTTGAAAAGAGCAGCAGATCAATGGGAATTGGTGGAGCAAGCAGATAGGTTTGATGCCGCGGTAAATGTTCCTTTGGACATCTCGTGGAAGCTGTTCACCAAGAGTTTGCGACCAAGCCAGATTCAGGATCAAGTGACAATCGAAGGTGATCAACGCCTGGCTGAAAAGGTACTGAGTATGGTTTCGGTGATGGCTTAG
- the mtnA gene encoding S-methyl-5-thioribose-1-phosphate isomerase, with product MNVKEQHFRTIWLKQDQPEIVQIIDQRTLPHQFVVEDITTVAQMCTAIKDMHVRGAGLIGAAAGYGMYLAAKEASLSDNFDLSIQQLAQQLKATRPTAVNLEWAVDRQLKAIDSTDKVEEKVVYTREIANQIADEDASFCKRLGEHGLSLIQKVAEKKKGTINILTHCNAGWLAFVDHGSATAPIYEAFDQGYDIHVWVDETRPRNQGARLTAWELGQHGVPHTVIADNTGGHLMQHGQVDLAITGTDRTTRTGDVANKIGTYLKALAAHDNGVPFYVALPSSSFDWNIRDGVKEIPIEERGASEVKSIWGLHEGDIKEVLLTPPDSPAINYGFDVTPARLITGLITERGICAANEADILRLFPERQ from the coding sequence ATGAACGTTAAGGAGCAGCATTTTCGAACCATCTGGTTGAAACAGGATCAACCTGAAATTGTACAGATCATTGATCAACGGACTCTTCCACATCAATTTGTAGTGGAAGATATTACAACGGTTGCACAGATGTGTACGGCCATCAAAGACATGCATGTGAGAGGAGCAGGCCTGATTGGGGCTGCTGCCGGATACGGCATGTACCTGGCAGCTAAGGAGGCTTCGCTCTCGGATAATTTCGACCTATCTATCCAACAGTTAGCGCAACAGTTAAAGGCCACACGCCCCACAGCTGTCAATTTGGAGTGGGCAGTTGATCGACAATTGAAAGCCATTGATAGTACTGATAAAGTCGAGGAGAAGGTTGTATATACTCGCGAAATAGCCAATCAAATTGCGGATGAAGATGCAAGCTTTTGCAAGCGATTGGGAGAGCATGGTTTGTCGTTAATCCAGAAAGTTGCCGAAAAGAAGAAAGGCACCATCAATATTCTTACCCACTGCAATGCGGGTTGGCTTGCGTTTGTGGATCATGGTAGTGCTACGGCGCCAATTTATGAAGCATTTGATCAGGGGTATGATATCCACGTGTGGGTAGATGAAACACGTCCGAGAAATCAAGGAGCGCGACTTACGGCCTGGGAACTCGGTCAACATGGTGTTCCTCATACGGTGATTGCGGACAATACCGGAGGGCATTTGATGCAACATGGCCAGGTGGACCTGGCGATCACAGGCACAGATCGTACCACCCGAACAGGCGACGTGGCCAATAAAATTGGAACGTATTTGAAAGCACTGGCAGCCCATGACAATGGGGTTCCCTTTTACGTGGCATTACCTTCTTCTTCCTTTGACTGGAACATTCGGGATGGTGTTAAGGAAATACCCATAGAAGAGCGTGGTGCTTCGGAAGTAAAATCCATCTGGGGATTACACGAAGGTGATATCAAAGAGGTGTTGTTGACCCCTCCGGATAGTCCTGCGATCAATTATGGTTTTGATGTAACTCCCGCGCGGCTGATCACGGGATTGATTACCGAAAGAGGGATTTGTGCAGCCAACGAAGCAGACATTCTTCGGCTCTTTCCTGAGCGACAATAG
- a CDS encoding TerD family protein, producing the protein MLNNCSQTTGRGDLWQIDLRKRHEFLSQLMVAIGWDFLPPNSFDLDLTCFLLGDDGKLLSKEHLIFYNNLVSPDKAVEHSGDNSDGKGDGADEIILADLNALDQSVHEIEFVVFIDNAGSRDQVFGLLKHAFVAVEDVGNHKELLRYRLDTECPSASCVNLGKLQKERGEWKFLAEGTCSDLNLENYLQLLGA; encoded by the coding sequence ATGTTAAACAACTGCTCACAAACGACAGGCCGCGGAGACCTATGGCAAATTGATTTAAGAAAGCGACACGAATTTCTCTCCCAATTGATGGTCGCCATTGGTTGGGACTTCCTTCCTCCCAATAGTTTTGATCTTGACCTGACCTGCTTCCTGCTTGGAGATGATGGCAAATTACTTTCCAAAGAACACCTGATCTTCTACAATAATCTGGTCTCACCTGACAAGGCTGTAGAACATAGTGGTGATAATAGCGATGGCAAAGGAGACGGTGCCGATGAAATTATTCTGGCTGATTTAAATGCGCTTGATCAATCAGTACATGAAATTGAATTTGTTGTATTTATCGATAATGCCGGAAGTAGAGACCAGGTATTTGGACTACTGAAACATGCTTTTGTCGCAGTGGAGGATGTCGGAAACCACAAAGAATTACTTCGATATCGCCTTGATACGGAATGCCCTTCAGCCAGTTGTGTCAACCTGGGCAAACTTCAGAAAGAGCGAGGAGAGTGGAAATTTTTGGCTGAAGGAACTTGTTCGGACCTTAATCTGGAAAATTATTTACAGTTGTTGGGTGCTTAA
- a CDS encoding M81 family metallopeptidase produces MRLCLFLLVSVALLACGSQGQEEEIQKSLPRVAIAGLAIESSTFSPAVTYEDAFHSRIGEEVFTYYPFLDQDSVNRSRAMWFPTLRGHALPGGIVSRETYESLMEKTLTMLQENLPYDGLFFDIHGAMSVEGMDDPEGNMISRIRQVVGPNTLISTSMDLHGNVSQKLARQSDLITCYRMAPHEDAIESKKRALVNLLDRLESGKGKPKYKAWIRVPILLPGEKTSTRIDPGKSLYAKVDPLTRIEGVIDAAIWVGYAWADEPRNHAVVMAVGDDEQSVKESAEALAKSFWEERERFEFVAPTATLEASLDMAIASDKVPYLISDMGDNPTAGGAGDVSWTLQQLLERPEFFEENGPSVIYASIPGPKLVEKAVAVGVGGEVDEVVGAEIDDRFAPPVRLKGVVKAIEPGDIHAETEVVVQVGTISVIVTQKRKPYHKIQDFTRLTLNPLETDIVIVKIGYLVPELYDIRADWVMALTPGGVDQDLKRLDYKRINRPIYPLDPDMQDPDLSARLIPLSDE; encoded by the coding sequence ATGCGTCTCTGTTTATTCCTATTGGTTAGTGTGGCACTTCTTGCCTGCGGTTCGCAAGGCCAGGAAGAAGAAATCCAAAAGTCTTTGCCCAGAGTAGCCATCGCTGGCCTTGCGATTGAATCCAGTACTTTTTCTCCTGCTGTTACCTATGAAGATGCCTTCCATTCCAGGATTGGTGAAGAAGTGTTTACCTATTACCCTTTTCTGGATCAGGACTCGGTTAATCGATCACGCGCCATGTGGTTCCCGACCCTTCGGGGGCATGCCTTACCTGGGGGTATTGTTTCCAGAGAAACATATGAGTCCTTGATGGAAAAAACACTGACCATGTTACAGGAAAATTTGCCTTATGATGGTTTGTTTTTTGATATCCATGGCGCCATGAGCGTCGAAGGAATGGATGATCCTGAAGGAAATATGATCTCCAGGATCCGCCAGGTAGTGGGCCCGAATACGTTGATTTCCACTTCCATGGATTTACATGGAAATGTATCTCAGAAACTGGCCAGGCAATCAGACTTGATCACCTGCTACAGAATGGCACCACACGAGGATGCAATTGAATCAAAAAAGAGGGCGTTGGTAAACCTGCTCGATCGATTAGAAAGTGGCAAGGGAAAACCAAAATACAAAGCCTGGATCCGTGTACCAATTTTGTTGCCGGGAGAGAAAACAAGCACGAGAATCGATCCAGGTAAAAGTCTTTATGCCAAAGTAGACCCACTCACACGAATAGAAGGTGTGATCGACGCTGCGATATGGGTAGGCTACGCCTGGGCTGATGAACCACGAAATCATGCGGTAGTGATGGCAGTTGGCGATGACGAACAATCTGTAAAAGAATCTGCAGAAGCCCTGGCCAAATCATTCTGGGAGGAACGGGAGCGGTTTGAATTTGTAGCCCCTACTGCCACACTGGAAGCGAGTCTTGATATGGCCATTGCTAGTGATAAAGTTCCCTATCTGATCAGTGATATGGGCGATAACCCGACGGCTGGTGGCGCTGGCGATGTTTCCTGGACGCTGCAACAATTGCTCGAACGACCAGAATTTTTTGAGGAAAACGGACCATCCGTCATCTATGCTTCCATCCCTGGCCCCAAATTGGTGGAAAAAGCGGTAGCCGTCGGAGTTGGTGGAGAAGTCGATGAAGTGGTTGGCGCTGAAATTGATGACAGGTTTGCTCCTCCAGTGCGGCTCAAAGGGGTGGTAAAAGCGATTGAGCCAGGTGATATTCACGCAGAGACGGAAGTTGTAGTTCAGGTCGGCACCATCAGTGTCATCGTCACCCAAAAGCGCAAGCCTTACCATAAGATTCAGGATTTTACGAGGTTGACACTCAATCCGTTGGAAACGGACATTGTCATTGTGAAAATTGGATACCTGGTTCCCGAACTCTATGATATCCGGGCGGATTGGGTCATGGCATTAACCCCAGGTGGGGTGGACCAGGATCTGAAACGATTGGATTATAAACGCATCAATCGACCGATCTATCCATTAGATCCGGATATGCAGGACCCTGATCTAAGCGCAAGGCTTATTCCATTGTCTGATGAGTAA
- a CDS encoding bestrophin family ion channel: MLVTKGVGIGKLLRWTRHHIIWLTLMMGSISALYHLGLLTFAIPWLPMSVIGTAVAFYVGFKNNQAYDRMWEARKVWGGIVNDSRAWGMMVDGYVSNLFAQEKLRSDEVQKIKKRLIYRHIGWLYAHRSQLLIPTEWEHISQGGYLGKFVENRQKKYGIGLYGDETTQTELKHYLPPDEHDRLINHANTATQIINEQSRDLAALRKINLIDDFRHMEMGNVLRSFYEYQGKNERIKKFPLPRQYANMSRYFVAIFIILFPFSMIPELLKMGDWGWLSIPISVLIGWVYVMMEVVGDYTENPFMGMANDIPMMSLCRTIEIDLREMLGETELPAPIKAKGGVLM; the protein is encoded by the coding sequence ATGCTCGTAACCAAAGGTGTAGGAATAGGTAAACTGCTGAGATGGACCCGACATCACATCATATGGCTGACATTGATGATGGGGTCAATATCTGCGCTTTATCATCTGGGACTACTCACTTTTGCGATTCCCTGGTTGCCCATGTCGGTGATCGGTACAGCGGTAGCTTTTTATGTAGGTTTTAAAAACAACCAGGCTTATGACCGCATGTGGGAAGCAAGAAAAGTGTGGGGTGGTATAGTGAACGATAGTCGTGCGTGGGGTATGATGGTGGATGGTTATGTTTCTAATTTATTCGCTCAGGAAAAACTAAGGTCGGATGAGGTGCAAAAGATCAAAAAACGACTGATCTATCGACATATCGGGTGGTTATATGCACATAGAAGTCAGCTTCTGATCCCTACGGAATGGGAACACATCAGTCAGGGTGGGTACCTGGGTAAGTTTGTGGAAAATCGTCAGAAAAAATATGGCATTGGCTTATATGGTGATGAGACGACTCAAACAGAATTAAAGCACTATTTGCCACCTGATGAACATGACCGGCTGATCAATCATGCGAATACTGCAACTCAGATCATCAATGAACAATCTCGTGATCTGGCAGCTTTAAGAAAAATTAACCTGATAGATGATTTCCGACACATGGAAATGGGTAATGTACTTCGCAGCTTTTACGAATATCAGGGAAAGAACGAACGGATCAAGAAGTTTCCTTTGCCTCGACAATACGCCAACATGAGCCGGTATTTTGTCGCGATATTCATCATACTGTTTCCCTTCAGTATGATCCCCGAACTTTTGAAAATGGGTGATTGGGGCTGGCTATCCATTCCGATTTCCGTATTGATCGGTTGGGTTTATGTCATGATGGAAGTAGTAGGCGATTACACCGAAAACCCCTTCATGGGCATGGCCAATGACATCCCAATGATGTCGCTGTGTCGCACCATTGAAATTGACCTGCGTGAAATGCTAGGTGAAACAGAACTCCCTGCACCGATAAAGGCGAAGGGAGGAGTGTTGATGTGA